The DNA window CGCAGAGCCTTTCCGTGTCGCCGCCGTGGGCGACGATCTGTTCCGCGAGGGCCGAGCAGATCGCCTGCTTCTCGGCGGCGTCCAGGTCCTCCCAGACCCGCCACCGCCCTTCCCGCGTCCTCTCCGGGATGCCGAGGGACGCAAGGAGCCTCCGCACCCCGGCCGGGTTGTTGGTGATCCCCTCGATGAAGGGGTCGTCGGTGTAGGCGAGGCAGAGGTTCAGGGGGCGGGTGGAGATGCCGTAGCAGTTGAGGTCGCGCTGTGCCTCGACATTCCCGTACTCGATCCCGTCGTCGGCGATCGCCCGTGCCGGCCCGATGAGCCCGCAGTCTTCCCTGGCCATCATGTCGCCGACATTCCCGATCACGGCGAGTTTTGCGAGGTCGCGGGTGTCGTCGTCGATGGCCCGGGCGACGAGGTACGCCGCCCCCGCGGCCGAGAACTTGGTGTGGCCGTACGGCAGGGCGTTCACCTGCATGTAGGGCGTCTTCACGTCCTGCGAGACGTGGTGGTCGATGATCACGACCCTGTCCTCGGCAAGGCCGTGTTCCTCCAGGAGGTTCTGCTGCCCGGCCCCGAGGTCGGAGAAGACCTTCAGTGTGTCGTCCTGCGGGACGTGGTGCATCATCAGCGGCTCGAGTTGTCGCACGAAGACGGGTGCCGCCTCGATCCCGGCGCGGGTGATCGCCTGCATCAGGATCGAGAGGCTGGTGATCCCGTCGGCGTCGATGTGCGAGATGACCGTCACCCGGTCGGCCTCGCGGATCCGCCTGGCGGCCGCCGATACATCCCTCTCAAGACTCATCCAACTACTATACTATCATGTCCCTCTGATATAACCCATTGGTCGGGCGGATTTGCCGCCCTCTCCAGCCGATTGTACGGGTTTTTCCGCCTTACCTCTCCATGATGAGGACGGCACCGAGGGCGACGAGGTAGACGGCGGCCAGGGCCAGCAGGCTCCCGAAGGGGCTGGCGCCTATGGCGAGGAGGCCGAAGCCTGCCGCCACCGAGAGAAAGAGAAGGGTGCACTCCCCTGCCCAGAGGGTGCGGGGCGTCGGGTGGCGGTGCCGGAGAAAACGGGCGGTGAGCGGGATCAGAAGGATCGCGACCGGGACGGCGACGGCGAGCAGGGCGTCGGGCGGCTGAATGCGACAGAGGACTCTGTAGTCAAGGGGGAGCGCGGCGGCGAGGAGGATGAACGTGCCGGCGGTGCCGGCCACCTGCAGCCGGGGGTCGGGCTCGTGCCTCAACCTGATCGTGGCCGGGATGAGGAGCATGATCAGGAAAGCCCACGCCAGGGGAACCTGCTCCTCCGGGTCCCCCTGCTCGCCGGTTGCCGTCGTCGTCGCCGGTGTTGTCCGGTTCTCTCCCGGGGTGGTGGTGGGAGAGTGGTGCGTGTCTTCATCTCCTGGCAAGGAATGGGTATGCCCTCCCCCGCCGGTGTCTTCGCCCGGGAAGGAGGTGAGGGTGTAGTGGACGGTGAAGGAGAGGGTGTCGCCCTGGGCGTCGTCCTGCGGTGTCCCTGTCTCCGTGAACTCCCAGTGCCAGGTGAGCGTGGCGGTCGCGCCGGCGTCCAGCTGCGTCACGGTGAGGGCGGGACTGCCGCCGGGTTCCTGCGGGAAGGTGCTGATGGGTGCGGGAAGGTCGAGGGTGGATGCGAGACGCTCGTTCGAGAGGGAGAAGAGGAGGTAGGTGTCGAGCATGGCGCCGTCCGCTCTTGCGTCGGTCTCGGTGATGTTGGAGACCCAGATGGCGACGCTGCCGCCTTCGCTACCATCGTTGTGGAGAAGAATGGTTGTGGTGCCGGTGTCGCCGGGCTTGAGGGTGTGGAAGGCCATGCCCTCCGCTCCGGGGCCGTCGAGGGTGAGGTCGACGACTGCCCCGCAGGTTGCGGCGACGAGGAAGGGCAGGAGGATGAAGGCAACCGCCAGCCTGTTCCTGTATGTCGCAGTCGTTTCTAGTGCCCTCCTTCAGTAGTAATACACCCGCACCGCGTCGAGGACCGGGGTCTTTGTGCTGTCCGTCGTGGTCAGCGTCGCCCTCCACTGCATGTATCGCCCTTTCGGGAGGCCCGTCGTCACCGGTGAGGCGTCGCCGACATCTACCCATCCCGTCTCCGGGGCGGTG is part of the Methanofollis sp. genome and encodes:
- a CDS encoding DHH family phosphoesterase; this translates as MSLERDVSAAARRIREADRVTVISHIDADGITSLSILMQAITRAGIEAAPVFVRQLEPLMMHHVPQDDTLKVFSDLGAGQQNLLEEHGLAEDRVVIIDHHVSQDVKTPYMQVNALPYGHTKFSAAGAAYLVARAIDDDTRDLAKLAVIGNVGDMMAREDCGLIGPARAIADDGIEYGNVEAQRDLNCYGISTRPLNLCLAYTDDPFIEGITNNPAGVRRLLASLGIPERTREGRWRVWEDLDAAEKQAICSALAEQIVAHGGDTERLCAEVYLFPDEAGGTALHNASEFSTLLNACGRWARPAVGSAICAGDRAEALREAGQMLTQHRATIREILTYILTTGVQELDAIQYLHVGDRFPDTIVGIGAGMALSKLGRNKPILIMCTLPDDPTLTKVSMRADDRMVGAGIDLQAALIEAAGPFGGAAGGHAIAAGAYIPKTAEQEFVYRVNQCIKRQRGAADQGDC